A region from the Candidatus Methylomirabilota bacterium genome encodes:
- a CDS encoding glycosyltransferase family 2 protein: MLPLVTIVTPSFNQGRFIRATIESVLKQDYPRIEYLVMDGGSTDETRSILREYSDRIRWVSEPDRGQAHAINKGWRQAAGSIVAYLNSDDVYLPGAVTSAVAALQAHPEASAVYGEGYHVDEAGAILERYPTEPFDPDRFREICFICQPTVFLRREAVEHAGYLDESLRYCMDYDLWIRLTRAGKIFTYTPSYLASTRLHADTKTLGQRGQAHAEILRVVYRQFGRVAPNLVFGYAHAALGLEHHGASIRDRLSLVGISLVTFLRYNRSIPRAAWPILWIWLRDSYRDARASL, from the coding sequence GTGCTGCCGCTCGTGACCATCGTCACCCCGTCCTTCAACCAGGGACGATTCATCCGCGCGACGATCGAGAGTGTCCTGAAGCAGGACTATCCTCGAATCGAATACCTCGTCATGGACGGCGGCTCGACCGACGAGACCCGGTCGATCCTCCGTGAGTACTCGGATCGGATCCGCTGGGTCTCGGAGCCCGACCGAGGGCAGGCCCACGCCATCAACAAGGGCTGGCGGCAGGCGGCCGGGAGCATCGTGGCCTACCTCAATTCTGATGACGTCTATCTCCCCGGTGCGGTCACCAGCGCCGTCGCGGCCCTCCAGGCTCATCCGGAGGCGTCTGCGGTCTACGGTGAGGGCTATCACGTGGACGAGGCGGGCGCCATCCTGGAGCGATATCCCACCGAGCCGTTCGACCCGGATCGCTTTCGAGAAATCTGCTTCATCTGTCAACCCACGGTGTTCCTCCGACGCGAAGCGGTCGAGCACGCGGGCTATCTGGACGAGTCTCTGCGATATTGCATGGACTACGACCTGTGGATTCGCCTGACCCGGGCGGGGAAGATCTTCACGTACACGCCGAGCTATCTGGCCAGCACCCGACTGCACGCGGACACCAAGACCCTGGGTCAGCGGGGGCAGGCTCACGCGGAGATCCTCCGCGTCGTCTACCGCCAGTTCGGTCGCGTGGCGCCGAACCTGGTCTTCGGATACGCGCACGCGGCGCTCGGGCTCGAGCATCACGGCGCGTCGATCCGCGACCGGCTGTCCCTGGTCGGGATCAGTCTGGTCACCTTCCTGCGTTACAACCGAAGCATCCCGCGCGCCGCCTGGCCGATCTTGTGGATCTGGCTACGCGACAGCTATCGTGACGCCCGCGCGTCACTCTGA